The Mucilaginibacter rubeus genomic interval TTTAGTCACCTCAAAAAAGCATTCACCAGATATGCTTACCATCCTCGAGTTGGCGGCAAACGCGTTAGGATAGCTAATTTTTGCCGATGGGCTTAACCAAACGGCGCTGCTATCGGGTAGGGTAACTTTATAAATATGACCGGTGTTATTGGCAACATTAAACAAATGCACGTCGCTTATTGTGGTTGCAACCAGGTGTTGGTCTTTTGCTTTTTGAGTATATAGAACGCCCACAGCAGATAGGGCGAAAACAACTGCAGCGGCAGCCGCGGCAGCATACCATTTGCGTAACGGCCTAACTTTTGGCTGCTCTTCAGTTGCCGGCAGGTTAACAAGATTAAGGTTGCTAATAATACTGAAATAGATATTCTCTTCCAGTTGCTTTTCCTCGGCAGGCGAAAGATCCGAAACATGATCATTTTCCTGCTCAAAGCTGAAATACCATTGCTTTACCAAAGCTATCTCGGCCTCGGTGCAATCGCCTTTAATGTATTTCTCAAGCAAATCAATGCGTATAGGTTCTTTCATGAAAGAAAATAATTCCGGTTTATAAATCACATGACGTACGGGAGATAGTGTACCCCCTACACCTATGTAATATTTTTTTTAAAAAAATTTATGCAGAAGTGTGGCTATAGTGATAAGCAAGTGATGGCTCATGCTTAAGCGTAATCGTTTAATAGCCTTAGTAATCTGGTTTTCAACAGTTTTTTCTGATATGCCAAGCAATTGAGCTATTTCCTTATTAGTTTTATACTCTTTACGGCTCAACTCAAAGACTGAACGGCACTTATCGGGCAGGTGGCTGATTTCGGTTTCGAGGGTATGGGTAAGATCACGCAGCATGATCGCGTCTTCGGTTCCGGTATCGGTCTCGGTACTTAATAATTTAAGCGCCTCGGTGTGTTTGGCGCGGATGCTTTGTTTGCGGTACTGATCAACCACCTGATTTAAAACCGCCAGGTGCAGGTAACCGCCAATAGTAGTATTAATTTGCAGCGTATGCCTTTTATGCCAAAGGTTTGAAAATATTTCCTGGACAACTTCCTCGCACAGCTCCTTGTTTTTCAGGCGCTTGTAGGCATCACCGTACAGTTTTTTCCAATAGCGCTGGTAAATCTCTCTGAACGCACTAAGCTTATCCTGCTGCAGCAATCCCAACAAATCCTCCTCAGTCAGCCTGGTAAAATCGTTCATTTGTTAAATAACGTGGCAATTAATGTTAAATGATTGGCAAAACTGAAAATAATTATGTCAACTAACAAGATGTGAATTGTAATACTTTTAACATAAAAGCCCTCATTATGTAGCTTTGACACAATGAGATAATAGATTTACTATGTTGATTTTACAGGGAATAAATTGAGAATTTCCGGTTATTTCATTCGATTTTAAGCGAATTTATATTGACCATAAATTGACGCAAAGCAAATATTTTTGCCGCTTAGTGAGATAAAATATCGTTAAGGAGATAGGGCAATTTGATTTAATAACGGGAGGTTGAGTGTTTATCTAATATTTATTTTGTGGGGATTTTTCATAAATAAACTTTACAAGAGAAATAACAGTAATTAGGTTAATGTAATATACCTGGTTTAGGAGGTACCAAATAGATGTCAACTATTTAAAGTTCACATAATATCAATTTGGAGGTTGCTCAAAATTGATATTACTTATTTTAATTTAATAATGGCGTTGCCTGCGGCCGGGCTATCCGCTCATACTGCACGGGCTTTAGCCACAAGCCGGTATCCGCTCCTATCCCTAACGCAAATGGAGAGCGTATTATATAAAACTGTGCTGACTACAATCTATCCACGTAGTAATTTCTCATTTACTCATTCATAAAGCTTTAGCCAGTGCCGAACTATTCCCTGCCAAATCCACCGCCCTCACACTCAATTTACCATTTTTACCTGCCACAAAGTAGTTAAGTGGTGTAAACCCTATCCTTTTGCCATTGCTGTAAATGTTATAACCCAGTATCCGTTTATTATCCGTAGATACCTGCCACTTCAAAACGCCATTTATCAACTTAACCTGCTTTGGGGCTGTCGGTGGCATTTTATCAGGGTCGAGCTGCATCACACAGTTCATCAAGGCTCGGAAAGTGTGATAAGTCCCTTTCCAGATCTGGCCTTTGAGGGCTGTTTTATATTGAGGTTGCTTATCTATGCCGCCCTGGTACCAGTCGCCGTGTTCATGATCTATCAGATAGGTTTGGGTGTATTGCCAAAGGGTTTTAAATTGATCAAAGTATTGGTGCTTATCGGCAGGATACTTAGCGGCCATAATAAGCAGGGTGTTTAAACCTTCGGCCTGGGCCCACCAATTTTTGGTATCCTCGGTAATGGTAACGCCTGGTTTATCTTTAAAATAATAGCCTTCATCATAAAAGCCGCCCACTTTATTGTCCCAGCCGTGCTCCAGGGCATCGTCAACCATTTTTTTACCTATCGCTAATGTTTTGGCATCATCCTCCAAACCCAGGGCATGAGATGCTTCGAGCATGAGGTAAGCCGTCTCTACGTTGTGACCGTACGAGATATGGTCGAGGCTATGATGTTGTTTATAAACCGCCAAACTCGAATCACGAAAAGATACTGGTGTCCAGTCCGGCTGAAAAAAAAGTATGAGGTTACCCTTGTCGTTGGTGATCTTATCGCGCACCAGTAGCAGCATTTCTTTCAAACGGGTTTTGAGCAGTGCATCAGGCCATACGCCGTACAGTTCGGTAAACGATTCCAGCAGGTGGATAGATGAGTTTTGATCTTTATACCCCGTTTCAGCAGTTGATTTTATGCTTGCGTCCCTCACTATGGGCGTTCCGTCACGCTCCATGTGCTGATAATATCCTTTATAAACCGGGTCGTGCGCATGCTTTTCCAGCCACCAAAAACATTGCTTAGCCAGGTTTAAGGCGCTGGTATCGCCAGATGCCTGGTAATACGCCGCAAGCGCGTAAATAGCAAAGGAATTACCATAAGCTTCTTTAGGTGCGAAACCACCTTGCTTAGGGCTCCCTTGTTTATCGGTAAAAATATAAAAGCCACCATATTGCTTATCCCAAAGTTTATCCCGCAAAAACTCGTAGCCATGGCGTGCACCCTCTATGTAATATTTTTTACTGGGGAAAAGCTCAGCAGCTTTACTGTTGCTCCAAACGTGGCGTGCCTGGGTCACAATCATTTTATCCTGGTTTTCGGTTGGTTTAAAATCATAGGTAAATGCACTTAAAAACCCACCATCGGCAGTATCAATAGCAGCCGGATACCAGGGTTTAAGCAACTCATCTACCATCGATTTTTGCATTTCTTGGGCTATCTTATGCTTTTCGCTCTTGTGATTTTGTGCAAATGCTATAGTTGAAGTGCCTATCAAAGTTGCAAGCAAACTGATCTTCAATTTCATAACTTACTTTTTATTTAAAACATGATCGACCGCTAAAACCAGGAACAGGTAGTCGGTTGTGCCTCCACCCAAAACATATTCGCCTTGCTGCCACAGGTAAGGCCAGTTCAACAGTTCAGGAAAATCGGGACGGATAAGCGCCGTGCCAGATGTGATCCCCCCGGGAATATAAGAACGATCTGCCCGGTTAAAGCCATAAGCCGTAGTCATTGACCTTGCGCCAACACCGGATACAAACGAAGCCGTGTTAGAACCCGGATGGCAGCCCAGCACAAAATCAATAGCGTGCAGCATATACGTATCACTAAAAACCGTTGGAAACCCGGTGTAAAGAAAATATTGTTTATACCCAAAATTCTGGATCCCCCAACCGGCGCCCCAAATATTGGGTTCGTACGGTACTCCATAAGGTGTTTTAGCCCCCTGCTGCTGAATATTGGCATAAAGCTTTTTAACCGCTTCGGTTATTTTGTTATGATAGTTTGCATCACTAATTAACCCCATGGTACGACCAACCAGCCAGCCGGTGTTGTCAATGTTAGCGGCTATCGCATCGGTATTGCTAACCAAATAATCGGCATAAGTTTTATCTTTTGTGGTGATGAATAGCTCAACAGCCAAAGCAACACGGTGGCGTAAGGTTTGATCTGCTGTGTTTTTCCAAACCTCCTGCGCTATTTGCAGGCATTGGGTTGCCAGTGTATCGTTATACCCCTTCATTACGCGACTTGCAGCGGCCAGC includes:
- a CDS encoding FecR family protein, whose protein sequence is MKEPIRIDLLEKYIKGDCTEAEIALVKQWYFSFEQENDHVSDLSPAEEKQLEENIYFSIISNLNLVNLPATEEQPKVRPLRKWYAAAAAAAVVFALSAVGVLYTQKAKDQHLVATTISDVHLFNVANNTGHIYKVTLPDSSAVWLSPSAKISYPNAFAANSRMVSISGECFFEVTKNPQRPFIISSRSIVTKVWGTSFLVRDNEQSNVADVSVLTGKVSVSAKGSAITTRLTKNEVMIYPHQKAVYLNDKHTLTAQAVEEKSTVKQYQRTRLVFDNKPLRDIIPVLDSSFNVNIKVASEKLNHYILNADFEGFNLPDVLDALKKSLNVDYAIVNNHIELK
- a CDS encoding RNA polymerase sigma factor: MNDFTRLTEEDLLGLLQQDKLSAFREIYQRYWKKLYGDAYKRLKNKELCEEVVQEIFSNLWHKRHTLQINTTIGGYLHLAVLNQVVDQYRKQSIRAKHTEALKLLSTETDTGTEDAIMLRDLTHTLETEISHLPDKCRSVFELSRKEYKTNKEIAQLLGISEKTVENQITKAIKRLRLSMSHHLLITIATLLHKFF
- a CDS encoding AGE family epimerase/isomerase, translating into MKLKISLLATLIGTSTIAFAQNHKSEKHKIAQEMQKSMVDELLKPWYPAAIDTADGGFLSAFTYDFKPTENQDKMIVTQARHVWSNSKAAELFPSKKYYIEGARHGYEFLRDKLWDKQYGGFYIFTDKQGSPKQGGFAPKEAYGNSFAIYALAAYYQASGDTSALNLAKQCFWWLEKHAHDPVYKGYYQHMERDGTPIVRDASIKSTAETGYKDQNSSIHLLESFTELYGVWPDALLKTRLKEMLLLVRDKITNDKGNLILFFQPDWTPVSFRDSSLAVYKQHHSLDHISYGHNVETAYLMLEASHALGLEDDAKTLAIGKKMVDDALEHGWDNKVGGFYDEGYYFKDKPGVTITEDTKNWWAQAEGLNTLLIMAAKYPADKHQYFDQFKTLWQYTQTYLIDHEHGDWYQGGIDKQPQYKTALKGQIWKGTYHTFRALMNCVMQLDPDKMPPTAPKQVKLINGVLKWQVSTDNKRILGYNIYSNGKRIGFTPLNYFVAGKNGKLSVRAVDLAGNSSALAKAL